In one Bufo gargarizans isolate SCDJY-AF-19 chromosome 11, ASM1485885v1, whole genome shotgun sequence genomic region, the following are encoded:
- the LOC122922185 gene encoding olfactory receptor 12D2-like, producing MDVANYTSISDFVLLGLTDIATLQVFLFIFFLMFYIINLIGNLSIMVITIIDKNLHTPMYYFLWNLSFLDICYSSVAVPKMLRDFLVLKKTISFAGCILQMHFFHFLGSTEVMLLTAMSYDRYVAIGNPLRYAAIMNTRACQSLAFGSWITGYFHSLLHTLMAARLPFCGPNLVKHFFCDIKPVLKLACTDTSLNLKLLTRVTGTLATTTLLLTLLSYVFISKFLLKIRTAESRKRALSTCSAHLTVVFLLYGTAIFTYLRPSTQDSLDQDRAAAVLFTVITPALNPIIYTLRNKDMKKAMKKLVKTLIF from the coding sequence ATGGATGTGGCAAATTACACCTCCATCTCTGACTTTGTCTTGCTTGGCTTGACCGATATAGCAACGCTTCAAGTGTTCTTGTTCATATTTTTCTTGATGTTTTATATAATCAACTTGATAGGCAACCTCTCCATCATGGTCATCACCATTATAGATAAAAACCTCCATACCCCTATGTATTACTTTTTGTGGAATTTATCATTCCTAGATATCTGCTATTCTTCTGTGGCTGTCCCAAAGATGTTGAGGGATTTTCTGGTCTTGAAAAAGACCATCTCTTTTGCTGGCTGCATTTTGCAGATGCATTTCTTCCATTTTTTAGGAAGCACAGAAGTTATGCTCCTAACAGCAATGTCATATGATCGATATGTCGCCATTGGTAATCCTTTGCGTTATGCTGCAATCATGAATACTAGAGCATGTCAGAGTTTGGCATTTGGCTCGTGGATTACTGGATATTTCCATTCCCTGTTACATACACTGATGGCAGCAAGGCTTCCATTTTGTGGACCAAATTTGGTGaaacattttttctgtgatattaaaCCAGTGCTTAAGTTGGCCTGTACCGATACTTCTCTCAATCTGAAACTTCTCACAAGGGTCACAGGAACGTTGGCCACAACAACTTTACTACTAACTCTTCTCTCATATGTTTTCATCAGCAAATTCCTGCTAAAGATACGGACAGCCGAAAGTCGAAAGCGTGCATTGTCCACCTGTAGTGCTCATcttactgttgtctttttgctgTATGGAACAGCTATTTTTACATATTTACGCCCTTCAACCCAAGACTCCTTAGATCAAGACCGAGCAGCTGCTGTTCTGTTCACCGTTATAACTCCAGCCTTAAATCCAATAATATATACACTAAGGAACAAAGATATGAAGAAAGCCATGAAGAAACTTgttaaaactttaattttttga